Genomic segment of Thermodesulfobacteriota bacterium:
GGGTCCCGGGCGCGCTCGTAAAGCTCTTTCCCGTGTTCATACGGCACGATTCCGTCCGCCGTCCCGTGGATGACGATGACGGGGCCGGGTCCCGCCTTGTCGATCCACCGGGCGGGGCTGTACCCGTCCTCCAGGAAGACGCTCGCCGGCCACGCGAACGGCCAGGTGATCAGGAACGACTTCATCTTCTCCCGGAAGATGCGGCGGTACCCCGCGAACGCGCTGTCGACGATCAACGCCCGGGGCTTCCGCTCCGGCGGCAGCGTCGCGACGGTGTAGACCGCGATCGAGCCGCCGATCGACTGCCCGAACACGACGTACCGGTCCGCGGACGCCCCCCGGAGGGAAAGCAACTGCCCGACCGCCGCCTTCGCGTCCCGGTGCACGCCCGGGATGTCGGGCTCCCCGCCCGAAAGGCCGTACCCCCGGTAGTCGAAGGTAAAGACCTCGTAGCCCGCCTCGACGAGCCACAGGACCGCCCG
This window contains:
- a CDS encoding alpha/beta hydrolase; translation: MPASFRILALLALSGLLLPAAGCGSAFFYPERKLVWNPAQDNIPYRDIRFASEDRVPLHGWLMCPRAEAPRGTILFLHGNAENVSTHSRAVLWLVEAGYEVFTFDYRGYGLSGGEPDIPGVHRDAKAAVGQLLSLRGASADRYVVFGQSIGGSIAVYTVATLPPERKPRALIVDSAFAGYRRIFREKMKSFLITWPFAWPASVFLEDGYSPARWIDKAGPGPVIVIHGTADGIVPYEHGKELYERARDPKGIWTIEGGGHISGLRNAEVRAQFLAFLEAWIPAGSGGACAP